The genome window CCGACCTTCGCGGTGTCCTCGCCGGTCGCGAAGATCCACGAGTAGCCGCCCGGCGCGATGTTGTGGTCCAGCCGCAGCATCATCGCGCGCCGGAGGTCCGCGTAGTCGGGGTGGTTCATCTCGACGCCCTCCATCTCGTACTCGATGCCGATCGCCTGGTTCTCGCGTTCGAGGTCGACGACGTCGAGCGCGCTCGCGAGCGGCGCGGCCGGGCCGGTGGCGTCGATCACCACGTCGGCGTACACCTCCTCGTCGCCGTTGTACCGAACCCCTTCGATGACGCCGTCGTCGTCGAGAATCGGCCGCGAGACGCGCGCGTCGAAGCGGTACTCCGCGCCGTTCTCGCGGCCGTCCGCCACGAGGAACCGCTTGAACTCCGCGAACTCCAACACCGCCCCCGGCTGGTAGCTCTCGTAGTACTCGTTGGGCGACTCCAACACGACGTCGTCGGTGTACGACATCACGACGTCGTCGGGGATCCCGAAGGAGGACATCATCGACGGGAACGTGCCCGCCGTCGACTTGTTGCTCTGTCGCGGGAACTCGGCTTCCGACTCCGTCTCCAAGACGACGACGTCGTAGTCGCGCGTCGCTAGGTCGCGGGCGCACTGCGCGCCCGCCGGACCGGCCCCGGCGATAGCGACGTCGTAGCGGTCAACCATACACGCCAGTTGCGGACCCTCCTAATTAGGCTTGCTGAAACTCCCCGAAAAATCCGCGTGAACCCGCCCGTTCGGCCGGTTTTGGCCGTCGAGAGAGGTCGGAATCCCCCGGCTTCGTCCGGCGGTCTCAGTAGAACTCGCGGACGAGGTCGGTCGCCCCCTCGGGGGCGCCGTCCGGGATGACGGACATGTCCTCGTCGACGCCGTGCTGTTCGTGGTACGGCACCGACGACTCGTCCTTGTAGATGACGCCCTGATGTTCCTTCTCGTTGTCGAGGATGACGTCCTTCGCGTCCTCGCGGTCGGTCGGGTCGTGGTCCTCCTCCTTGAGGTCGACCAGCGAGTCGCGGAAGTAGTCGTACGTGTCGACGTCGTTGAAGGTGACGCAGGGGGAATAGACGTTGACGAAGCCGAACCCGTCGTGCTCGATGGCCTCCTGGATGATCTCCTGGTGGCGGAGCGCGTCCGAAGAGAACGACTGGGCGATGAACGTCGCGCCGGAGGCGAGCGCCAGCGCGTGCGGGTTCACCGGGGGCTGTTTGGGGCCCTCGGGGCTCGTCGAGGTCTCGAAGTCCTCGCGCGAGGTGGGCGAGGCCTGCCCCTTCGTCAGTCCGTAGATGCGGTTGTCCATCACGACGTACGTCATGTCGACGTTGCGTCGGACGGCGTGGACGAAGTGGCCCGCGCCGATGGAGTAGCCGTCGCCGTCGCCGCCGGCGACCATCACTTCGATGTCGGGCCGGGCCATCTTGACGCCGGTCCCGACTGGGAGCGCGCGCCCGTGAACGCCGTGGAGCGCGTAGCTGTGCATGTACGTGCCGATCTTGCCGGAACAGCCGATGCCGGCGACGACGAAGGTGTTGTCGGGGTCGTTGCCCGTCTCCGCCAGCGCCTTCATCATGCCGTTCATCGTCCCGAAGTCGCCGCATCCCGGGCACCACGTCGGCTGCTTGTCGGACTTGAAGTCGGTGAATCGAATCTCTGAGCTCATTGGTTACGCCTCCACCCCCGCTTCGAGGGTCGACTTGATCTCCGCTGCGAGTTCGTCGGCCTTGAACCGCACGCCGTTGTACTTGTTCACGCGGTCGACCCGTTCGAGCACGTCGTGCTCGACGAGGTCCGCGAACTGCCCCTGTTCGTTACACTCGACGACGACCGTTCGCTCGGCCGCCGCGACGTCCTCGGAGAGGTCCGGCCGCGGGAAGACGTACGGGACCGAGAGGACCCGTACGTCCAGTCCGTCCTCTTCGAGGAACTCGACCGCCTCGGCGAGCGCGCCCTCGTTCGACCCCCACGTGACCACGAGGGTGTCGGCGTCCTCGGCGCCGAACTCGCGCGGGCTCCAGTCCTCGCGCTCGCGGGCCGTCTCCACCTTCCGGTTTCGCTTGTCGACCTGCGCGACGCGCATGTCGGTGTCCTCGGTCCGGCGCCCCTGCTCGTCGTGTTCGAGGCCGGTGGACATGTGCGCGCCGTCGGCCGTGCCGGGGAACGCCCGCGGCGAGATCCCGTCGTCGGTGATCTCGTGGGGCTGAAAGCCGCCCGACTCGCTGGTGTGGTCGTCGATCGTCGTCTCGTCGACGACGTTGCCGCGGTCGACCTCCACCTCGTCCATGTCGAAGGTCTCCGGGGAGAACGTCTGCTCGGTGACCGCCATCGAGAGGTCGGCGGTGAGGTAGACGGGGAGCTGGTACTTCTCGGCGAGGTTGAACGCCTCGACCGTCTTCCAGAAGCACTCGTCGATCGTCGTCGGCGCGAGGACGAACCGCGGGACCTCGCCGTGGCCGCCGTACAGCATCTGGTTCAGGTCGCCCTGCTCCTGTTTCGTCGGCATCCCCGTCGAGGGGCCCGAGCGCATCACGTTACAGATGACGAGGGGCGTCTCCGAGGTGGCGATGAGCCCGAACGTCTCCGTCATCAGGTCGATCCCCGGCCCGGAGGTCGCCGTCATCGCGCGGGCGCCGCCGCGGGCCGCGCCCAGCGCCATGTTGATCGCCGACAGCTCGTCTTCCGCCTGAACGACGTGACCGCCGTACCGCTCGATGCGGCCGGTGAGGTACGTCATCACGTCGGTCGCGGGCGTAATCGGGTAGCCGGCGTAGAAGCGGCAGCCGGCCGCGATGGCGCCCATACCGATCGCCTCGTCGCCGTTGAGGAGGACGTAGTCCTCGTCGGTGGTCTCCAGCGAGTAGTCGAACTCGTGGTCGTACTCGTCGGCGACGTGCGACTGGCCCGCGCGGGCCGCCTCCTTGTTGTTGTCGACGAGCTTCTGTCCCTTGTCCTTGAACCGCTTCTCCAGCGCCGAATCGAGGTTCTCGATGGGGAAATCCGCCACCTCGCAGGCGGCGCCGAGCGCGACGACGTTCCGCATGATCGCCCCGCCGGCCTCCTCGGCGAGGCTCTTGAGGGGCACATCGAGCCCGATCATCCCCTCGGGGATTTCGACGTCCTGCATCGTGGTCCGCTCGCCGTCGTAGATGATCACCGACCCCTCGTGGAGCTCGTCGAGGTTCTCCTCGATCGTCCGGGGGGTCAACGCGATGAGCACGTCGAGTCGGTCAACGACGCTCTGTACCTTGTCGACGGAGGTCCGCACCTTGTAGGCGGTGTACCCGCCTCGGATCCGCGATGCGAAGTCCTTCGACGTGAACACGTGCCGACCCGCGCGGGAAAGCGCCTGTGCGAAGATCTTCCCCGTCGAGTCGATGCCGTCGCCGGCCTCTCCGCCGACAGCCCAGTTGAAATCCGCGGCCATGTGCTATGGGCAAGGTTCCGGCGGACTCATCAAAAGGCTTCTGGAAGGAGCCACCGAGGTGTTTCTGGACGAACGTGTTCGCTCTCGCGAATACTGTCGGCTCTAAGCGCTGTATTCGGCTTATATACGAATATAATTGAACATACATCCACCGTATTCCTCACGATCGACCCCTCGCGTCGGACCCGTTTTCGACGATTATCGAACATTCTCGGCCGGGAGCGTACCTCCCGGACGCGTCGGCGAAGGCGGCGGTGTGACGAGAGCGTGGGCGTCGCCGAGTGCGCGCGTTTCGACTCGGGGCGCGCCGCGGGAAGCGGTTTCGGCACGGGCAGGACCGACCCCGACGGGAAGGGGTTTGTGTCTCCCCCGCCGATCCGTCGTATGGACACGACAGCGACGGTCGAGGCGGTCGAGGCGGTCGGCCCCGACACGTACGCCCTCCGCTTCCGCGCGCCCGAGGGGTTCGCGGCCGAACCCGGACAGTTCGTGAAGCTCGGCACCGAGATCGAGGGGGAGTCGGTCGCGCGCTTCTACAC of Halorubrum trapanicum contains these proteins:
- a CDS encoding digeranylgeranylglycerophospholipid reductase; this encodes MVDRYDVAIAGAGPAGAQCARDLATRDYDVVVLETESEAEFPRQSNKSTAGTFPSMMSSFGIPDDVVMSYTDDVVLESPNEYYESYQPGAVLEFAEFKRFLVADGRENGAEYRFDARVSRPILDDDGVIEGVRYNGDEEVYADVVIDATGPAAPLASALDVVDLERENQAIGIEYEMEGVEMNHPDYADLRRAMMLRLDHNIAPGGYSWIFATGEDTAKVGLCYIQNDRHREFAEAGKTVDGYLDDWVSRDPRFSDAEQIDEKVHRGSAHIQRPGQMHTDRFIAIGDTVPSIDPLWGEGIHKGMKSARAAAATVDRCLTDSERRIDAESLAVYETLWHRDVAPRAESRLALTELLYLAPNERYDRLMRDLQETDDDILAKANRGEKAGMARLLHLDDVPLLAKYARERLGV
- a CDS encoding 2-oxoacid:ferredoxin oxidoreductase subunit beta is translated as MSSEIRFTDFKSDKQPTWCPGCGDFGTMNGMMKALAETGNDPDNTFVVAGIGCSGKIGTYMHSYALHGVHGRALPVGTGVKMARPDIEVMVAGGDGDGYSIGAGHFVHAVRRNVDMTYVVMDNRIYGLTKGQASPTSREDFETSTSPEGPKQPPVNPHALALASGATFIAQSFSSDALRHQEIIQEAIEHDGFGFVNVYSPCVTFNDVDTYDYFRDSLVDLKEEDHDPTDREDAKDVILDNEKEHQGVIYKDESSVPYHEQHGVDEDMSVIPDGAPEGATDLVREFY
- a CDS encoding 2-oxoacid:acceptor oxidoreductase subunit alpha, whose protein sequence is MAADFNWAVGGEAGDGIDSTGKIFAQALSRAGRHVFTSKDFASRIRGGYTAYKVRTSVDKVQSVVDRLDVLIALTPRTIEENLDELHEGSVIIYDGERTTMQDVEIPEGMIGLDVPLKSLAEEAGGAIMRNVVALGAACEVADFPIENLDSALEKRFKDKGQKLVDNNKEAARAGQSHVADEYDHEFDYSLETTDEDYVLLNGDEAIGMGAIAAGCRFYAGYPITPATDVMTYLTGRIERYGGHVVQAEDELSAINMALGAARGGARAMTATSGPGIDLMTETFGLIATSETPLVICNVMRSGPSTGMPTKQEQGDLNQMLYGGHGEVPRFVLAPTTIDECFWKTVEAFNLAEKYQLPVYLTADLSMAVTEQTFSPETFDMDEVEVDRGNVVDETTIDDHTSESGGFQPHEITDDGISPRAFPGTADGAHMSTGLEHDEQGRRTEDTDMRVAQVDKRNRKVETAREREDWSPREFGAEDADTLVVTWGSNEGALAEAVEFLEEDGLDVRVLSVPYVFPRPDLSEDVAAAERTVVVECNEQGQFADLVEHDVLERVDRVNKYNGVRFKADELAAEIKSTLEAGVEA